GTGCATCGGCAATTTGTGAAAAACCCATTGTGCTTAATCCTTGGAATCTTGATGCGCTTATACAAGCCCAACAAGAAAGTAAGCAAAAAATCTACACGATTTTTCAGCTTCGGCTTCACCCAAGCATTGTTGCACTTAAAAATCGCATTCAAGCTCTATTAGCACAGAATCCCCACAGAATATTCAATATTGATTTAAGTTATATTACTGCAAGAGGCAAATGGTATTTTCACTCTTGGAAAGGTGATGAAAGCAAAAGTGGTGGTGTAGCAACGAATATCGGTGTGCATTTTTTTGATATGCTACTATGGATTTTTGGCTCACTCAAACAAAGTATTGTGCATATTCGTAATGAAAAAAGTGTAAGCGGTTATCTTACATTAGAACACGCGCAAGTGCGTTGGTTTTTGTCTATTGATGAGGCGCTTTTGCCTGATGAATGCAAAATACAAGGAAAAAGAGTGTATCGCACCCTTATGTTGGAAAATGAGGAGTTTATATTCAGTGAAGGCTTTAATGATTTACATACAAAAAGCTATGCAGAGATTCTCTGTGGCAATGGATTTGAATGCACTCAATCACGAGGAGCTATTGAGCTTATCCACCATATCCGCCATAGCACACCCATTGGCATTAAGGGCGAATATCACCCTCTAAATACAAAGGTGCAAATATGACATACTTTATCCACCCTACGAGCATTATTGATGAAAATGTGAGTATAGGAGAAGGCAGTAAAATATGGCATTTTTGCCATATTCTTAGTGGCAGTGTGATAGGCACAAACTGCTCTTTTGGACAAAATTGTATGGTGGGTCCAAATGTAATCATTGGCAATAACCTCAAAGCTCAAAATAATATCAGTATTTATGAAGGTGTGAGAATCTGTGATGATGTATTTTTGGGTCCTAGTGTTGTTTTTACGAATGTAATTAATCCTCGTGCATTTATTTCGCAAAAAAGTGAATTTCGCCCTACTCTTATTAAAAATGGTGCTTCTATTGGCGCAAATGCGACAATTATATGCGGCGTAGAAATTGGTGAATACGCTTTTGTTGGGGCTGGAAGCGTAGTTACTCAAAATATTCCTAATTTTGCACTCTATGTTGGGAATCCTGCGCGCCACATTGCTTGGGTAGATAAAGCTGGGCAAAGGCTCATATTTAACGAAAAAATGATAGCTTATGATAGTTATGATGACACAATGTATCGCCTACACAATAACCACATTGAAATAATAAGCGAGAATCTATAATGATAAATAATTCACCCTCACCTACTTGCACTTTGCCAAGTTTAGAATCTGCACGCATTGCAGTCATTGGTTTAGGCTATGTCGGATTGCCTCTTGCCGTAGCTTTTGGCAAAGCTTATCCTACAATAGGTTTTGATATTGATTCCAAACGCATAGAGGAGTTACAAATTGGCATTGACAGCACACAAGAAGTAAGCAAGGAGGATATTCTTCAGGCTTCACAATTATATTTTTGCGACCAGCTCACACATATTGCATCAGCAAATATTTATATTATATGTGTGCCAACTCCCATTGATAAAAACAAAGTTCCAGACCTTTCTCCACTCCTTAATGCGAGCGAACTTGTGGGTAAAGTGCTCCAAAAGGGCAATCTTGTCATTTATGAATCTACGACTTATCCTACCTGCACAGAAACAGAATGCAAAAATATGCTTGAATCCACCTCTCATTTATCTCTCAATAAAGACTTTTATCTTGGGTATTCACCAGAGCGCATAAATCCCAGTGATAGCTCACATACGCTCACGCAGATTCACAAAATCACTTCAGGCAGCACATTAGAGGCAGCAAAGTTTGTGGATTCGCTCTATGCGTCAATT
This DNA window, taken from Helicobacter sp. MIT 21-1697, encodes the following:
- a CDS encoding Gfo/Idh/MocA family oxidoreductase; protein product: MNKTFGLIGVGGFVAPRHLQAIKDNNAQLLCAVDKHDSVGILDNYFPNADFFTESERFERYLDKLFRNGTPLDYISICSPNHLHDTHIRLALRNGASAICEKPIVLNPWNLDALIQAQQESKQKIYTIFQLRLHPSIVALKNRIQALLAQNPHRIFNIDLSYITARGKWYFHSWKGDESKSGGVATNIGVHFFDMLLWIFGSLKQSIVHIRNEKSVSGYLTLEHAQVRWFLSIDEALLPDECKIQGKRVYRTLMLENEEFIFSEGFNDLHTKSYAEILCGNGFECTQSRGAIELIHHIRHSTPIGIKGEYHPLNTKVQI
- a CDS encoding acyltransferase, which produces MTYFIHPTSIIDENVSIGEGSKIWHFCHILSGSVIGTNCSFGQNCMVGPNVIIGNNLKAQNNISIYEGVRICDDVFLGPSVVFTNVINPRAFISQKSEFRPTLIKNGASIGANATIICGVEIGEYAFVGAGSVVTQNIPNFALYVGNPARHIAWVDKAGQRLIFNEKMIAYDSYDDTMYRLHNNHIEIISENL